The following proteins come from a genomic window of Aquimarina sp. MAR_2010_214:
- a CDS encoding SusD/RagB family nutrient-binding outer membrane lipoprotein, with protein MKTIYKIIVSCIVITMFSCEDYLDVNENPNQLVEVPSGDLLLKGTLLANAQVQQGQLARTSMYYTGGLVGLNLVQQTLYNYDYTPGDSDAVWELIYNGILVQNKEIRRISPNLDLLQGIIDVNEALAIGTGTSLFGDIPYSNAVPDNASLESPDPTIDLQSDIYNNLQSLLDGAISKINNATTNVGSEDIYFSGNGASWASAAYTLKARYYLQTKQYNLALNNVVNGINNASGTMAYKPIGTVDSNSNILFNFVNSSRAGDMTGDNAFYRDLLDPANTTSRNNTKTDETARRNYSYISGDGNQDTGIDGPSTPMKLVSYEENLLIWAECILRVNSDNQGAIDKLNELRVYLDSGNAFNLIDVADIFNYDPYVLADFQAGGIENTDNIAVDRAILREIIEERYVSGFHSYMPFNDSRRLLKSDSDVIVPFPLNNTTTTINPQRFLYPQDELDSNQNIPQPIPDLFAPTPVNQ; from the coding sequence ATGAAGACTATATATAAAATAATAGTATCCTGTATCGTAATTACGATGTTCTCTTGTGAAGATTATCTGGATGTTAACGAAAATCCAAATCAACTGGTTGAAGTCCCATCTGGTGATCTTTTATTAAAAGGAACTCTACTTGCCAATGCACAGGTACAACAAGGACAACTGGCAAGAACATCTATGTATTATACTGGTGGACTTGTTGGATTAAATCTGGTACAACAAACACTCTATAATTATGACTATACCCCGGGAGATTCTGATGCTGTATGGGAATTAATTTATAATGGAATATTAGTTCAAAACAAGGAAATCAGACGAATCTCTCCTAACCTCGATTTACTGCAAGGAATCATCGATGTTAATGAAGCATTAGCTATTGGTACAGGAACATCTCTTTTTGGAGATATCCCCTATTCTAATGCAGTACCTGATAATGCCAGTTTAGAATCTCCTGATCCTACAATAGACCTGCAATCAGACATCTATAACAATTTGCAAAGTTTACTGGATGGAGCTATATCCAAAATAAATAATGCTACTACTAATGTTGGCAGCGAAGATATTTATTTTTCTGGTAATGGTGCTTCTTGGGCTTCAGCAGCATACACTCTAAAAGCCCGATATTATTTACAAACCAAACAGTACAATCTGGCATTAAACAATGTAGTAAATGGTATTAATAACGCATCCGGAACTATGGCTTATAAACCTATTGGTACTGTCGACTCAAACAGTAATATTCTTTTTAATTTTGTAAACAGTAGTCGTGCAGGTGACATGACTGGTGATAATGCCTTTTATCGAGATCTATTAGACCCTGCAAATACAACAAGCAGAAACAATACTAAAACAGATGAGACTGCTCGTAGAAACTATTCTTACATTAGTGGAGATGGAAATCAGGATACTGGTATTGATGGACCATCCACTCCTATGAAATTAGTAAGCTACGAAGAAAACCTATTGATCTGGGCAGAATGTATATTACGTGTAAATAGTGACAATCAAGGAGCTATTGATAAGCTTAATGAATTAAGAGTTTATCTGGATTCTGGAAATGCATTTAATCTTATTGATGTAGCCGATATTTTTAACTATGATCCATATGTTTTGGCAGATTTTCAAGCAGGAGGAATAGAAAACACTGATAATATAGCGGTAGACAGAGCGATTTTAAGAGAAATCATCGAAGAACGTTATGTAAGTGGCTTTCATAGTTACATGCCATTCAATGATTCCCGAAGGTTACTCAAATCTGATAGTGATGTTATTGTTCCTTTTCCATTAAATAATACCACTACCACAATCAATCCTCAACGATTTTTATATCCGCAGGATGAATTAGATAGTAATCAAAATATCCCCCAACCCATTCCTGATTTATTTGCTCCTACGCCAGTAAATCAATAA
- a CDS encoding penicillin-binding protein activator LpoB: MRKLIAAIAVLLVISLTSSCARKITRVAPDTQIDISGRWNDTDSRFAAEELTQEVLTGNWITDHIQEKGKKPVVIVGLIRNKSHEHIESETFIKDIEKAFIQRQKVRVVQGGKMREELRAERADQQDNASMSTVKKFGLETGADYMLQGNINSIVDAHKRDKVVYYQIDLELTNIQTNEKVWIGDKKIKKFVKN; this comes from the coding sequence ATGAGAAAATTAATCGCTGCTATAGCAGTATTACTAGTAATATCTTTAACTTCTTCATGTGCAAGAAAAATTACACGTGTTGCTCCGGATACACAAATTGATATTAGCGGACGATGGAATGACACTGATTCACGCTTTGCAGCAGAAGAACTTACTCAAGAAGTGCTTACAGGAAACTGGATAACCGATCATATTCAGGAAAAAGGTAAAAAACCTGTGGTTATAGTTGGCTTAATACGCAACAAATCACATGAGCATATAGAAAGTGAAACCTTTATTAAAGATATAGAGAAAGCATTTATTCAACGACAAAAAGTTAGAGTAGTACAAGGTGGTAAAATGCGTGAAGAACTAAGAGCAGAACGTGCTGATCAACAAGACAATGCTTCTATGTCTACTGTCAAAAAATTTGGATTAGAAACAGGAGCAGATTATATGCTTCAAGGTAATATTAATTCTATAGTTGATGCACATAAAAGAGACAAGGTAGTATACTATCAAATTGATCTGGAGCTAACAAATATCCAGACTAATGAAAAAGTATGGATTGGAGATAAAAAAATAAAAAAGTTTGTCAAAAACTAG
- a CDS encoding COG3014 family protein — protein sequence MIHIKMTFRAVLLCCFSILLNNCGSYHTKSALFQEKVQQGDMEGAIEVIEENKFLGKPRNHLLYLLEKGKLAYLAGNYTLSNQLLNEADLFIESNKRAIGNQVLGILLNPEKETYKGEDFEKVAIHYYKALNYIFLNKYDDAIVEAKRISLQLQKINESYPPEKKNRYNDDAFAHILQGLLYEASGDINNAFIAYRNAVDLFIENQGTYIGVNIPEQLCQDMFHTANFMGFTDEIERYENLLNTTYIPKKTTEGGEAVIFWENGLAPYKDETFYTFTILPGNEIGFLTIINEDLSLNLPLPIPTGGDNNSDFSDLDVFNVAYPKYVSQQSLYNNAEVQVDSLSYPFQLTQNYEEIAFKTLKDRTFREIGKIALRLGTKKISEYIVKNQNGDLGALLGIFNALTEGADTRNWQGLPNKIFYTRIPLKKGENTLAVKLRTNQEVLTSKNIIIQGTGGIQFEKITTPSVSHPSQ from the coding sequence ATGATCCATATAAAAATGACCTTTCGTGCTGTACTATTGTGTTGCTTTTCAATATTGCTTAACAACTGTGGTAGTTATCATACCAAGAGTGCACTTTTTCAAGAAAAAGTACAACAAGGTGATATGGAAGGTGCCATCGAAGTGATCGAGGAAAATAAATTTTTAGGAAAACCCAGAAATCATCTTCTATATTTATTAGAAAAAGGAAAACTAGCATACCTGGCAGGTAACTACACCTTAAGTAATCAGCTTTTAAATGAAGCAGATCTATTTATAGAATCTAATAAAAGAGCTATAGGAAATCAAGTTCTGGGAATTCTTTTAAATCCCGAAAAAGAAACATATAAAGGTGAAGATTTTGAAAAAGTTGCAATACACTATTACAAAGCACTTAATTATATTTTTTTAAACAAATACGATGATGCCATTGTTGAAGCTAAACGTATTTCATTACAACTCCAAAAAATCAATGAAAGTTATCCTCCCGAGAAAAAGAACAGGTATAATGATGATGCATTTGCTCATATACTGCAAGGTCTATTATACGAAGCCTCAGGGGATATAAATAATGCATTTATTGCGTATCGTAATGCTGTAGATTTATTTATAGAAAATCAAGGAACTTATATAGGAGTTAATATACCTGAGCAACTTTGCCAGGACATGTTTCATACAGCAAATTTTATGGGGTTTACCGATGAGATAGAACGCTATGAAAATCTATTAAATACTACTTATATTCCCAAAAAAACTACTGAAGGTGGAGAAGCAGTTATTTTTTGGGAAAACGGACTGGCTCCTTATAAAGATGAAACCTTTTATACGTTTACCATCTTACCAGGTAACGAAATTGGGTTTCTAACCATTATCAATGAAGATCTCTCTTTAAATTTACCATTACCAATACCAACCGGAGGAGATAATAATTCTGATTTTTCTGATCTAGATGTTTTTAATGTTGCATATCCTAAATATGTGAGTCAGCAATCTCTATACAATAATGCAGAAGTACAAGTGGATAGTCTATCATACCCATTTCAATTAACACAAAACTATGAAGAAATTGCATTTAAGACTTTAAAAGATAGAACATTTAGAGAAATAGGGAAAATAGCTTTACGACTAGGAACAAAGAAAATTTCAGAATATATAGTAAAAAATCAAAATGGTGATTTAGGTGCCTTATTGGGTATTTTCAATGCATTAACTGAAGGTGCTGATACGCGCAATTGGCAAGGTTTACCTAACAAAATATTTTATACCCGAATCCCTTTAAAGAAAGGAGAAAATACTTTAGCCGTTAAATTACGTACAAATCAAGAAGTACTAACTTCTAAAAACATCATCATACAAGGAACTGGAGGGATTCAATTTGAAAAAATCACAACCCCAAGCGTTTCTCACCCCAGTCAATAA
- the hemL gene encoding glutamate-1-semialdehyde 2,1-aminomutase produces the protein MIYKRSSALFAAAQKVIPGGVNSPVRAFKAVGGDPIFVTEAKGAYLYDEDGNRLIDYINSWGPMILGHAYPPVVNAVIDKAKKGTSFGMPTEIETQIAELAVSMVPNVDKIRFVNSGTEACMSAVRLARGYTGKDKIIKFSGCYHGHSDSFLIQAGSGAVTFGSPNSPGVTKGTAQDTLLARYNDLDHVERIIMSNKEEVSCIIIEPIAGNMGCIPPVKGFLEGLRSLCDSHDILLIFDEVMTGFRLAKGGAQELTGVNADIVTFGKVIGGGLPVGAFAARSEIMDHLAPLGPVYQAGTLSGNPLAMAAGLTMLVELNNTPEVFKSLADKTEYLHHGIANALDEHNITYTINRIGSMISVHFAENAVVDFDTAAKGNNDTFKKFFHGMLNNGVYIAPSAFETWFITEALTYEDLDETIAAVQKVAKTL, from the coding sequence ATGATCTATAAAAGAAGTAGCGCATTATTTGCAGCAGCGCAAAAAGTGATCCCGGGAGGGGTTAATTCACCAGTACGAGCCTTCAAAGCTGTAGGAGGAGATCCTATATTTGTTACAGAAGCCAAAGGAGCATATTTATATGATGAGGATGGTAACCGATTAATTGATTATATCAATTCCTGGGGACCAATGATTTTGGGACATGCCTATCCACCGGTAGTGAATGCGGTGATCGATAAAGCCAAAAAAGGAACTAGTTTTGGAATGCCTACAGAGATTGAAACTCAGATTGCAGAACTTGCAGTTTCAATGGTGCCTAATGTTGATAAGATACGATTTGTGAACTCGGGTACCGAAGCTTGTATGAGTGCTGTACGATTGGCACGTGGATATACAGGAAAGGATAAGATTATCAAGTTTTCTGGATGTTATCACGGACATAGCGATTCTTTCCTGATCCAAGCAGGAAGTGGTGCAGTTACTTTCGGGAGCCCTAACAGTCCTGGCGTAACCAAAGGAACAGCGCAAGATACTTTATTGGCAAGATATAATGATTTGGATCATGTGGAGCGTATTATCATGTCTAATAAAGAAGAAGTTTCCTGTATTATTATAGAACCTATTGCAGGAAACATGGGATGTATCCCTCCAGTAAAAGGGTTTTTAGAAGGACTTAGGTCACTATGTGATTCCCATGATATACTGTTAATTTTTGATGAGGTAATGACCGGTTTTAGATTAGCAAAAGGAGGAGCACAAGAACTTACAGGTGTAAATGCCGATATCGTTACTTTTGGTAAAGTGATTGGAGGAGGTTTACCTGTTGGAGCTTTTGCAGCACGTTCTGAAATTATGGATCACTTGGCTCCACTTGGTCCAGTGTATCAGGCTGGAACTTTGAGTGGTAATCCATTAGCAATGGCAGCTGGATTAACAATGCTTGTTGAGTTGAATAATACCCCAGAGGTTTTTAAAAGCCTGGCTGATAAAACCGAATACTTACATCATGGAATTGCAAATGCACTGGATGAGCATAATATCACGTATACGATCAATAGAATAGGTTCTATGATCTCAGTTCATTTTGCCGAGAATGCGGTAGTGGATTTTGATACTGCTGCAAAAGGCAATAATGATACCTTTAAAAAGTTTTTTCATGGAATGCTAAATAATGGGGTTTATATTGCACCAAGCGCTTTTGAAACCTGGTTTATAACCGAGGCGCTTACTTATGAAGATCTGGATGAAACTATTGCAGCAGTGCAAAAAGTTGCTAAAACACTATAG
- a CDS encoding glucosaminidase domain-containing protein — MRKFIVLLCIAMVMISCGGSKKVTSSRTRKPEPKPKQMVITKVERNSEKNRVEEHTTKKPLPVLSYNDKVQRYINEFSSIAKSEMKTYGIPASITLAQGILESGAGYGDLTQRARNHFGIKCHDWKGDRVYHDDDRSQECFRKYDRASESFRDHSLFLKDRKRYSRLFTFSQKDYKSWARGLREAGYATDKKYPQKLIAIIERYDLDKFDDEVLGTKPLRRSKKIEAVAVITSVSNKDGYTVKKGDTLYSISRRYKISVEELKAFNKLVNNNIAVGQVLKVAAADEEEEDFN, encoded by the coding sequence ATGAGGAAATTTATTGTATTGTTATGTATTGCTATGGTTATGATTTCTTGTGGAGGAAGCAAAAAAGTAACATCTTCACGAACGCGTAAACCAGAACCTAAACCTAAACAGATGGTTATAACAAAGGTTGAGCGAAATTCTGAAAAAAATAGAGTAGAAGAGCATACTACCAAAAAACCACTTCCTGTATTATCATACAACGATAAAGTGCAACGCTATATTAATGAGTTCTCGAGTATTGCCAAAAGCGAAATGAAAACATACGGAATCCCGGCTAGTATTACATTAGCGCAAGGAATATTAGAATCTGGAGCCGGATATGGAGATCTTACACAAAGAGCAAGAAATCATTTTGGGATTAAATGTCATGATTGGAAAGGAGATCGGGTATATCATGATGATGATCGTTCTCAAGAATGTTTTAGAAAATATGATAGAGCAAGTGAATCCTTTAGAGATCATTCTCTATTTTTAAAAGATAGAAAACGATATTCCAGACTGTTTACATTTAGTCAAAAAGATTATAAGTCATGGGCACGTGGTCTACGTGAAGCGGGCTATGCTACTGATAAGAAATACCCACAAAAACTTATTGCCATTATAGAACGTTATGATTTAGATAAATTTGACGATGAGGTACTTGGTACAAAACCATTAAGAAGAAGTAAAAAAATTGAAGCCGTTGCAGTTATAACATCTGTTTCTAACAAGGATGGATATACTGTAAAAAAAGGAGATACTCTTTATTCGATTTCTAGGAGGTATAAAATCTCTGTAGAGGAACTCAAAGCATTTAATAAACTGGTTAATAATAACATTGCAGTCGGACAAGTTCTTAAAGTAGCAGCTGCCGACGAAGAGGAAGAAGATTTTAATTAA
- a CDS encoding 1-aminocyclopropane-1-carboxylate deaminase/D-cysteine desulfhydrase encodes MHIFSSETLPSKNQSITHSILDNAEIFLDIKREDQIHKDVSGNKFRKLKYNLIEAKRFGYATVLTFGGAYSNHIAATAAAGEIMGLQTIGIIRGEELGKDLEKTLLENDTLRFAHAKGMRLKFISREQYRGKTSLVFLEELKNEFGSCCIIPEGGTNDLAVKGCEEILTAQDNGYDIICSAVGTGGTISGIINSTAPHQNVIGFPALKGDFLDKEIKKYTSKTNWKLINEYHFGGYGKINKEGVEFINMFRDQQHIALDPVYTVKMIFGIFDMAQKGVFKKNTRILAIHTGGLQGIAGMNKKLKKKKLPLITIEY; translated from the coding sequence ATGCACATTTTTTCTTCGGAGACATTACCTTCAAAAAATCAATCGATTACTCATTCTATTTTGGACAATGCCGAAATTTTTCTTGACATTAAAAGAGAAGACCAAATTCATAAAGATGTTTCGGGTAATAAATTCAGAAAATTAAAATATAACCTTATTGAAGCCAAAAGGTTTGGTTATGCAACTGTACTTACTTTTGGAGGAGCATATAGTAATCACATTGCTGCAACTGCTGCTGCGGGAGAAATTATGGGATTACAAACCATAGGAATTATTAGAGGAGAAGAATTAGGTAAAGATTTGGAGAAAACACTATTAGAAAATGATACCTTACGATTTGCTCATGCTAAAGGAATGCGTCTTAAATTTATTAGTAGAGAACAGTATAGAGGTAAAACATCTTTAGTTTTTTTAGAAGAGTTAAAGAATGAATTTGGCTCTTGTTGTATCATTCCCGAAGGAGGTACTAATGACCTAGCTGTTAAAGGTTGTGAAGAAATATTAACGGCTCAGGATAATGGTTATGATATTATTTGTAGTGCAGTAGGAACAGGAGGTACAATTTCAGGAATTATTAATAGCACAGCGCCTCATCAAAATGTTATAGGCTTTCCTGCTTTAAAAGGGGATTTTCTCGACAAAGAGATTAAGAAATATACATCAAAAACCAATTGGAAACTTATTAACGAATATCATTTTGGAGGATACGGTAAAATAAACAAGGAAGGAGTTGAGTTTATAAATATGTTTAGGGATCAGCAACATATTGCATTAGATCCAGTCTATACAGTTAAGATGATTTTTGGTATTTTTGACATGGCACAAAAAGGTGTTTTTAAGAAAAATACTCGTATTTTAGCCATTCATACCGGTGGTTTGCAAGGGATAGCCGGAATGAATAAAAAATTAAAGAAAAAGAAACTACCCCTTATTACAATTGAATATTAA
- a CDS encoding DUF5522 domain-containing protein has product MDNPKKVLTPKEGDYYITPEGYRCFTEQYHLRRGYCCESGCRHCPYGYDKKTNSYTKK; this is encoded by the coding sequence ATGGACAATCCTAAAAAAGTATTAACTCCAAAAGAAGGAGATTATTATATTACTCCAGAAGGGTATCGTTGTTTTACAGAACAATACCACCTAAGAAGAGGCTATTGTTGTGAGAGTGGTTGCAGGCATTGCCCTTATGGTTATGACAAAAAAACAAATAGTTATACTAAGAAATAG
- a CDS encoding DUF4136 domain-containing protein, whose protein sequence is MKFFSILSLILIIILSSCSTVRVASDYDKQADFNTYKSFAFYKPGIDKAEISDLDKKRILRAIEADMTSKGFAKSANPDILVSIFTKTQKNVNIYQNNYGWGYGWGWNPWFWGSGYNTVSTTTEGTLYIDLIDASKKELVWQGMGSAALTKDVNKKQEKMNQIVAAILEKYPPQEH, encoded by the coding sequence ATGAAATTTTTTTCCATTTTATCATTAATCCTTATCATAATTCTTAGTTCTTGCTCCACAGTGCGTGTTGCTTCGGATTATGATAAGCAGGCTGATTTTAACACCTATAAAAGCTTTGCATTTTACAAACCTGGAATCGACAAAGCAGAAATTAGCGATCTCGACAAAAAACGCATTTTACGTGCTATCGAAGCAGATATGACGTCAAAAGGTTTTGCAAAATCAGCAAACCCAGATATACTTGTGAGTATTTTCACAAAGACTCAGAAAAATGTAAATATCTATCAAAATAATTATGGATGGGGTTATGGATGGGGATGGAATCCTTGGTTCTGGGGTTCTGGATACAATACCGTATCTACCACTACCGAAGGCACCCTCTATATAGATCTTATAGACGCATCTAAGAAAGAATTAGTTTGGCAAGGAATGGGGTCTGCTGCTTTAACCAAAGATGTTAATAAAAAACAAGAGAAAATGAATCAGATCGTTGCAGCAATCTTAGAAAAATATCCTCCGCAAGAACATTAA
- a CDS encoding DUF4230 domain-containing protein — protein MRNFLLGALLTALLVFGIKYIIDQSNSQKTEVTSSGLILDQIKNVGKLVVTEGHFSDIITYKNDKTYFKVISSKKKIIVMVNANVQVSYDLRKIEHIIDQETKTLTITKIPSAEVNINPEIKYHDIEEGVINKFNPEDHNAIRKIAMAQLNEKVKKSTLVTNSQNRLISELQKIYILTNSLGWTLKYQDTTIDSQIGIKEFIF, from the coding sequence ATGCGTAATTTTTTACTCGGTGCACTTTTAACAGCACTTCTGGTGTTTGGAATCAAATATATTATTGATCAATCTAATAGCCAAAAAACAGAAGTAACATCTTCTGGCCTTATTCTGGATCAAATCAAAAATGTAGGTAAACTTGTGGTTACAGAAGGACACTTTTCTGACATAATTACTTATAAAAATGATAAGACTTATTTTAAAGTAATCTCATCAAAGAAAAAAATAATTGTAATGGTCAATGCCAATGTACAAGTCTCTTATGACTTAAGAAAAATTGAACACATTATTGATCAAGAAACAAAAACACTAACCATAACAAAAATTCCTTCTGCAGAAGTTAATATTAATCCGGAAATAAAATATCATGATATTGAAGAAGGTGTCATCAATAAATTTAACCCCGAAGATCATAACGCTATACGTAAAATAGCGATGGCACAATTAAATGAAAAAGTAAAAAAATCTACACTCGTTACCAATTCACAAAATCGACTCATTAGTGAATTGCAGAAAATATATATTCTTACTAATTCTTTGGGTTGGACATTAAAATATCAGGATACAACGATAGACAGTCAAATAGGCATTAAAGAATTTATATTTTAA
- a CDS encoding nitroreductase family protein produces MKSPSSITINGYKHVSYHADVFSEEELVLKSSSFYEWLNKRRSVRDFSDKHVPKEVIENLIKSASTAPSGAHKQPWTFCAVSNPAIKTQIRKEAEIEEKTNYGDRMSERWKKDLEPLATDMNKPFLEVAPWLIIAFKKAYEFEENGNKHNNYYVNESIGIACGMLISAIHNAGLVTLTHTPSPMNFLTNVLKRPANERAFLLLPVGYPKFPTYVPDLKRKGLDEMTVFYE; encoded by the coding sequence ATGAAATCACCAAGTAGCATTACCATCAATGGATATAAACATGTTTCTTACCATGCTGATGTTTTCTCTGAAGAAGAGTTAGTTTTAAAAAGTAGTTCATTTTATGAATGGCTTAATAAAAGGAGATCAGTAAGAGATTTTTCTGATAAACACGTTCCTAAGGAGGTTATAGAAAACCTTATTAAAAGTGCTTCTACTGCTCCGTCTGGGGCTCATAAACAACCTTGGACATTTTGTGCTGTTTCTAATCCCGCCATAAAAACTCAAATCCGTAAAGAAGCAGAAATTGAAGAAAAAACAAACTATGGGGATAGGATGAGCGAACGTTGGAAAAAAGACCTCGAACCACTAGCTACCGATATGAACAAACCTTTTTTAGAAGTTGCTCCCTGGTTGATTATTGCATTCAAAAAAGCATATGAATTCGAAGAAAATGGAAATAAACATAATAACTATTATGTGAATGAATCTATAGGAATTGCTTGCGGAATGTTAATCTCTGCAATTCATAATGCTGGATTGGTAACATTAACTCATACACCAAGTCCTATGAATTTTTTGACAAATGTGCTTAAAAGACCAGCTAATGAAAGAGCTTTTTTATTGCTCCCTGTTGGTTATCCTAAGTTTCCTACCTATGTGCCAGATCTAAAAAGAAAAGGATTGGATGAAATGACCGTTTTTTATGAATAA
- a CDS encoding FAD-dependent monooxygenase produces MGYTIVGAGIGGLTTALAFEKCGIEYQIFEKAPKLNEVGAGIWLAPNALQVFEWLGILEDVVAKGNSIDRVTVGRSDLSPLSDSFQDDVKDKFGYSTIAIHRAELQKLLLEQVPKEKIHLGKSFKEFKEVEEGRILVTFSDDSKVETDFLIGADGINSKIRNQLFPSSKTRYSGQTCWRGIADYTMSADFEHRGIELWGNQIRFGVSKVAKDKVYWFAVSLSKPNQKDDDTLIKDKLLKTYANFHPLVKELIAATSQDKIVRNDISDLMPLNHWYKNNICLIGDAGHATTPNMGQGGAQAIEDAYYLSNLIKNEGNVNVFQLFQEKRKQKVNTIVKQSWATGKMAHWKYGKGMRNFILKSIPKNLIQKKMNEMYQLEKVC; encoded by the coding sequence ATGGGATATACAATAGTAGGAGCAGGAATCGGAGGACTAACTACTGCTTTAGCTTTTGAAAAATGTGGGATAGAGTATCAGATATTCGAAAAAGCTCCTAAGTTAAATGAAGTAGGAGCAGGAATTTGGCTCGCTCCAAACGCTTTACAGGTATTCGAATGGCTTGGGATACTAGAAGATGTTGTAGCGAAAGGAAATTCTATCGATAGAGTTACCGTAGGCAGATCTGATTTGTCACCTTTGTCAGATAGTTTTCAAGATGATGTAAAAGACAAGTTTGGGTATTCTACCATTGCTATTCATAGAGCAGAACTTCAGAAGTTATTACTTGAACAAGTTCCAAAAGAAAAAATCCACCTGGGAAAATCGTTTAAAGAATTTAAAGAAGTAGAAGAAGGACGAATTCTAGTTACTTTTAGTGATGATTCTAAGGTCGAAACTGATTTTTTAATTGGTGCCGATGGAATTAATTCTAAAATACGAAATCAGCTTTTTCCATCAAGCAAAACAAGATATTCTGGCCAAACCTGTTGGAGAGGTATCGCTGATTATACGATGAGTGCTGATTTTGAGCACAGAGGAATAGAACTATGGGGGAATCAAATTCGATTTGGAGTCTCAAAAGTAGCCAAAGATAAAGTGTATTGGTTTGCAGTCTCATTAAGCAAGCCAAATCAAAAAGATGATGATACATTGATAAAAGATAAGCTTTTGAAAACATACGCTAATTTTCATCCATTAGTCAAAGAACTCATCGCAGCTACATCTCAAGATAAAATAGTGAGAAATGATATCAGTGATTTAATGCCACTTAATCATTGGTATAAAAACAACATTTGTCTAATTGGAGATGCAGGTCATGCTACAACTCCAAATATGGGGCAAGGAGGAGCGCAAGCTATCGAAGATGCTTATTATTTGAGTAACCTTATTAAAAACGAAGGTAATGTCAATGTTTTTCAGCTATTTCAAGAAAAACGAAAACAAAAAGTAAATACAATAGTAAAACAATCCTGGGCTACGGGAAAAATGGCACATTGGAAATACGGAAAAGGAATGAGAAATTTTATATTAAAAAGTATTCCAAAAAACCTGATTCAGAAAAAAATGAATGAAATGTATCAGTTAGAAAAAGTGTGTTAA
- a CDS encoding GNAT family N-acetyltransferase: MITEKKQMEISIRPVALSELEAIYKIEENVFSPMNYPLFVIRQYYDLFSDYFLVAENEEKEIVGYVLGGINPKEKVGWVLALATEKKFRKQGIGLKLVSTVIKKINELDINSIVLTTEPDSPAVDFYKKIGFEIIKNDSNYYGGNSQRVLMELK, from the coding sequence GTGATAACAGAAAAAAAGCAAATGGAAATATCGATAAGACCAGTAGCATTAAGTGAACTGGAGGCAATTTACAAAATTGAGGAAAATGTATTTTCCCCAATGAACTATCCACTATTTGTAATTAGGCAGTATTATGATTTATTTTCAGATTATTTTCTTGTTGCCGAAAATGAAGAAAAGGAAATAGTAGGGTATGTTCTTGGAGGAATTAATCCTAAAGAGAAAGTTGGCTGGGTACTCGCTCTGGCAACTGAAAAGAAATTTAGAAAACAAGGAATAGGCCTAAAATTAGTTTCGACAGTTATAAAAAAAATTAATGAGTTGGATATTAATAGTATTGTTTTGACCACTGAACCAGATAGTCCTGCAGTTGATTTTTATAAAAAAATAGGGTTTGAAATTATTAAAAATGATTCAAACTATTACGGAGGTAATTCACAACGAGTACTAATGGAATTAAAATAA